GGCTCGGTCACCCGCACCGCCAGCCTCACGCTCACCGTGACCGGCACCGGCGGCTGTGCCGGCGGCCAGGTGATCGGAAACGGTGGCTTCGAGAGCGGCAGTACGCCGTGGACCGCTTCCTCCGGCGTGATCACCAACGCCAGCGGCCAGCCGGCCCGGACCGGGTCGTACAAGGCGTGGCTCAACGGGTACGGCAGCACCCGCACCGAGACCCTGTCCCAGTCGGTGACCGTGCCGGCCGGCTGCGCCAGCTACACGCTGTCGTTCTGGCTGCACATCGACACCGCTGAGACCACCAGCTCCACGGCGTACGACAAGCTCACCGTGCAGGTGGGCTCGACCACGCTGGCGACGTACTCGAACCTGAACGCCGCCGCCGGCTACGTCCAGCGCACGCTCAACGTGGCCGCGTTCGCCGGTCAGACGGTGACCCTGAAGTTCACCGGCACCGAGGACTCCTCGCTGCAGACGAGCTTCGTGATCGACGACGTGACGCTCCAGGCGAGCTGACCGCGCACGCCGGGTGGAGGCCTGCCCGCAAGCCTCCACCCGGCGGCCATGCCGCCCCCCACCCCCCACCGGCGCCGATCTAGGGCGAACGGTTGTGCACAGAGATCGTCTGACGACGATTCCCCCTAGATCGACGCCGTGATGGGCGGCGCGGGAGAGCGGTGGGGGTTAGGGGAGCTGCGGGTATAGGGCGGTTACGCCGCCGGCTAGGCCGGCTTGGACCTGGCGGCTGGTCTCGTCGGTGACGATCTCGTACGCGTCGGACTCGATGCCGTCCACCCCGATCCGGGCGATCACCGCCGGGTCGGACTTCGGGGCGGTGACCCCGGCGGTCATGTCCGTGTCCATGTAGCCGACGTGCAGGCCGGCGACCCGGACGCCCCGCTCGGCGAGCTGGACGCGCAGCGCGTTGGTCATCGCCCACTCGGCCGACTTCGCGGCGCCGTACGCCCCGACGCCGGGAAAGTTCACCCAGGACAGCGCGGAGAGCACGTTGAGAATCGTCCCTCCGCCGTTGCCGGCGATGATCGGAGCGAACGCCCGGACCATCGACAGGTTGCCGAAGTAGTGGGTCTCCAGCTCCAGCCGGACGAGGTCCAGGTCGCCTTCGAGCAGGTCGGTGCCGGTCTCGATGCCGGCGTTGTTGATCAGGAGGTTCACGTCGCCGGCCAGCTTGGCGGCGGCGGCCACCGAGGCGGGGTCGGTGATGTCGAGGCGTACCGGCGTCACGCCGGGCAGGTCGACGGTGTCCGGGTTGCGGGCGCCGGCGTAGACGGTGGCGCCGCGGGTGAGGAGTTCGGCGGCCAGGTGTCGGCCGAAGCCGCGGTTGGCCCCGGTGACGAGGGCGGTGCTTCCAGCGATCTTCATGGGCGTCACGCTATCCGACCTGGCTTCTGTTAGCCAAAGTCAGCTATGTCACGAGGACGCCGCGCCCGGATCGGGAATACGACCCGGAGGCGGCCACCGCCCAGGCGGTGACGACTCGTATCCTTTCCGCGAACGTCCGCACGAGCCGAGCAGGGAGACGGTGTGAGCAACCAGGCCGAGACGTTGGAGTTCCAGGCCGAGGCGCGTCAGCTCCTCCAGTTGGTGGTCCACTCGATCTATTCGAACAAGGACGTCTTCCTGCGGGAACTCATCTCGAACGCGT
The window above is part of the Micromonospora sp. LH3U1 genome. Proteins encoded here:
- a CDS encoding SDR family oxidoreductase; translated protein: MKIAGSTALVTGANRGFGRHLAAELLTRGATVYAGARNPDTVDLPGVTPVRLDITDPASVAAAAKLAGDVNLLINNAGIETGTDLLEGDLDLVRLELETHYFGNLSMVRAFAPIIAGNGGGTILNVLSALSWVNFPGVGAYGAAKSAEWAMTNALRVQLAERGVRVAGLHVGYMDTDMTAGVTAPKSDPAVIARIGVDGIESDAYEIVTDETSRQVQAGLAGGVTALYPQLP